The Haloprofundus salinisoli region CACCGACCCGGTGTACCCGTACTACCCCGGCAAGGCGCAGATGCTCGGCGGCGACGTGACGCTCGTCCCCGTCGCCGAGGGCGGCGAGGTGGACGTGGCGGCAATGCGCGAGGCGGCGACGGAGGAGACGGCGCTCATCGTCGCGAACACGCCGAACAACCCCACTGGCGTCGTCTACAGCCGAGAGACGATGGAGGGGCTCGTCGCGCTCGCAGAGGAGGTGGACGCGCTGCTGGTCGCCGACGAGGTGTACGACCACTTCGACTACACCGGTGAGTTCGAGAGCGCGCTCACCATCGACTCCGAGAACCGCATCGTCACCAGCGCGTTCTCGAAGTCGATGGCCATCACCGGGTTCCGCGTGGGCTACGCCGTCTTCCCGGAGGCGCTCGTCGACGCCGCGAAGACCCGACACATGCTCGTCAACGTCGCCGGGAGCAACCCCGCGCAGTACGCCGTCTTGCGAGCGCTCCGCGAGACGGACCCCTCGTACTACGAGGAGACGCGGGCGATGCTCCACGACCGCATCGCCGCGTTCACGGACGCGCTCGACGCCGCCGGGGCCGACTACACCCGACCGGAGGGCGCCTTCTACGTGCTCGCGCGCTTCGACGGCTTCCCGGGGACGATGGCGAACGTCGAGCGCCTCATCGACGAGGCGGGCGTCGCCGGGATGCCCGGCGAGGCGTTCGGCCCCGCTCGCGACGAGTGGATTCGGTTCGCGCTCGTCACGCCGCGGGCGCAGGAGGCGGCGAATCGGTTGGCCGATTACTTCTGAGCGTTCGCTCCGCGCCGAACACCTCCGTATTCTGACGCCCGCACGACGACTGGACCGACGGGTACACAAGCGCTCGGACGCGATGGGAGGTATGGCAAATCTCGACGTGGAACCCGTCGACGCCGTCGACGACTCCGAGGGAGCAGATGGAGACGACGCGGCGTCGATAGACGTGGAAGTCGAGGCGACCGACGACCTCTCGGAGCTCCCGGGCGAGGTCGACGCCGCGGAGTTCGTCCTCTACGGCGGCAAGGGCGGTGTCGGCAAGACGACGATGGCGGCGGCGACGGCGCTGCGGAGCGCCGCCGAGGGGACGACGACACTCGTCGTCTCCACCGACCCCGCCCACTCGCTGTCGGACACCCTCGGCGGCGAGATTCCCGCGGAACCGACGCGCATCCGTGAGGACATTCCCCTGTTCGCCGCTGAGATCGACCCCGACGCCGCGATGGACGAAGGATTGTTCGGCGAGGGCGGCGACGCGTTCGGCGGAATGGGCGGGATGGGCGACGTGTTCGGCGGGATGGGTGGCATGGGTGGAATGGGCGGCGCTGGCGGCCCCGGCGGCGCGGGCGGTGGAGGTGACGCGAACAACCCCTTCGGCGGCGACGAGAACCACTTCGGCGGCGACGAGAACCCCTTCGGCGGCGACGACGGCGAGGGCGGCCACCCGCTCCTCGACGGGACGATGCCCGGTGCGGACGAGATGGCGGCGATGCGGCAGCTGCTCGAACACATGGACGACCCGCGGTTCGACCGGGTCGTCGTCGACACCGCGCCGACCGGGCACACGCTTCGACTGCTGCAGCTGCCGGAGATGCTCGATTCGATGGTCGGCCGTCTCGTCAGTTTCCGCGAGCGGATGCGCGGGATGATGGAGAACCTCAAGGGGATGTTCGGCGGTGCCGACCCCGGCCCGTCGGGGATGGAGCAACTCGAAGAAGCGAAAGAACGAATTAAACGGCTCCGCGCCGTGCTTCGGGACCCCGAGCGAACGGATTTCCGGGTCGTGATGATTCCCGAGGAGATGAGCGTCGTCGAGTCCGAGCGCCTCGTCGCTCGCCTCGACGAGTTCCGGATTCCGGTCCGGACGCTCGTCGTCAACCGCGTGATGGAGGACCCGAGCGACGTGACGGGCATCGACCCCGAGTGGACGGTCGCGCCCGACCCCGAACACTGCGAGTTCTGTCAGCGTCGCTGGCAGGTCCAACAGCGTTCGCTCCGCCGGGCGACCGAACTGTTCCGCGGCCGCGACGTGAAGCGGGTGCCGCTGCTCGCCGACGAGGTTCGCGGTGAGGATGCCTTGCGGGTCGTCGCGGCGTGTCTGGCCTGAATCGAAACAGGTCCGCGCTCGTATCTACGACCCGAGTTTCCGTGCGAGGGCGAAGAGACTGTCCCGGATACCGTCGGGGAGGAACCGAGCGAACGAGCCGATCTCGGCGACGATGCCGACCGGGTAGCGCGCCGCCGGTTTCGTCGCGCTGGCGGCGTTGACGATGTCGTCGGCGACGCGCCGGGAGGAGACCGCGCCGGGACCGTCGCCGCCGAGCGCCTGCGTGTCCTCGAACAGTTTGTAGATCGATTCGTACGCGCCCGAGCGCTCCATTCCGTTTTCGACTTCGTCGTCGGCGCGCTCTGTGAACTGCGTCTCGACCGGCCCGGGCTCGACGAGAACCGCGTCGATACCGTACTCGTCTACTTCGGCGCGGAGCGCGTCGGTCATCGCTTCGAGCGCGAACTTCGACCCCGCGTAGACGCCGCCGCCGGGGAACGAGACGCGGCCGGCGACGCTGGTGACGTTGACGATGGTGCCGTCGCCCTCCGCTCGCATGTGCGGGAGCACGGCGCGGATGAGGCGGTGGGGTCCGAACACGTTGACGCCGAACTGTTTTTCGACCGCCTCGGTGGGGACGTCTTCGATGGGACCGAACTGCCCGTAGCCCGCGTTGTTGACGAGACAGTGGATCGCCCCCTGTTCGTCGACGATGCGGTCGACGACGCGGTCGACGTCGTCTTGGTCGGTCACGTCGAGCGTTGCGAGTTCACACCCCTCTTCGCCGAGCTGCTGGATGTCGGCAGGGTTGCGCGCCGTCGCGTACACCACCCAGTCCTCCGCGAGGAAAGCCCGGGCGGTGGCGCGACCGATACCGGATGAACAGCCAGTGATGAGGACAGTCTCTGGTTTCACACCGAAACGTCATCGCCGGGATAGTTAACTGTACGGCGTTCGGCGGGCGGGCGACCGAGTCGAAGGCTCACTCGCGGTACTCGCGCTTGACCTCGTCGGCGTAGGCGTCGGCCAGCCGCGTCGGCTCCGGGAGCTTGTAGCCGCCGCAGAGTCGTTCGACTAAATCGACCGTCGTCTCCGCGGAGACGCGGTGGCCGGGGCTGACGTACAGCGGATTTATCTTACGACTCGACGCGTACTGCCGCGACTGGAAGGCGTAGCCGATGACCGTCCCGTCGGGAGCGTCGACGCGACTGTTCGCTTCGATAGGAGTCCGCCAGCCTTCGGGTCGCTCCTCGACGCTTTCGCGCGGCGTCCCGCAGAGCAGCCCCTTGGCGACGCCGACGCTCGGCACGTCGAGGACGACGCCCATGTGCGTCGCCAACCCGGCCTGCCGGAAGTGGATGCGTCCGCTGCCGTCGAAGACGACGAGGTCCGGGTCGGTCTCCAAATTCTCGAACGCGTCGAGAATCGGACCGCCTTCGCGGAACGACAGCATGCCCGGAACGTACGGAATCGAGAGGTCGGTGACCGCGTAGGCGCGCTCGACTATCTCGGTACCGCGGGCGACGACGACGGCGCTGACGGCTTCCTCGTCCAGAAACGCCTGGTCGACGCCGGCGACGAGCGGTCGGTCGTCCCGCGGGACGAGCGTCGACTCCGCCGTCGAGACCGCCGCCGGGTCGAACTCGAACTCGTCTTCGAAGCGGGCCGCGGCGGCGATGTCTCGCTGGAGCTCCTCCATCGCCTCGCGGGAGAGCGTCGGGTCGGGGACGAACTCGGGTCGGTCGGGCATCATCGCTCAGTAGCGGCGACGGCCGCCCCCCATTCCGCCACCGCCGCCGCCGAAGTTGAGGCGGTTCGGTATCTGTTGCTGGCCTTTGACGTACTGGCCGACGAGGAGGCCGACGAAGAGGCCGGCCAGGTGGGCGTAGTGGGCGATGCCGCCGCCGAAGATCGGCGTGATAGCGCCCGTCAGGTCGAAGAGGACGTAAAAGCCGGTCAGCGCCCAGATGGGCAGCGGGATCGGCGGAATCAACAGCATCACGCGGAGGTCGGGGTTGACGACGGTGAGCAGTCCGAGAACCGCCATCGCCGCGCCGCTCGCACCGAGCACCGCCGACGTCTCGCCGGTGGCGAGCGCGGTGCCGATCTGCGCCAGTCCGGCGATTGCGCCGCTGGCGAAGAACAGGAGCGTGAAGCGTTTCGCGCCGAGGTAGCGTTCGACCAGCGGGCCGAAGAAGTACAGCACGAGGCTGTTGGCCGCGATGTGGAAGAACCCGCCGTGCGCGAGGATGGAGGTGAACCACGTCCAGACGTACTCGGGGTTCTCGGAGGTCAGAAGGAAGATGCTCCGCCACGTCTCGTTGACGGCCCCGTAGAAGGTGACCCCGGCCCCGTTCGGCGGAAGACCACCTGTAAGGAGGTAGCCGACGATGTACTCGGAGATAAACGTGAGCCACATCAGCCCGAGGAACACGTAGGTCATGTTCCCGCGGAAGTAGCCCAGCGGACCGCCGGTGCCGGTCAAACGGTCGAGGAACCCCTCGGACCGTCCGCCCGTCCGGACGCTGTCGTCGAAGTTGCTCTCGAACACTCCGCTCGGGTCGTCCCACTCACCCATTCCGGGGCAGTCGTGGTTCTCGGGGAGGCGATGTTCGGCGCAGAAGGCGTTGCCGCAGCGCCGACACTGGTACGGCAAGCTCTCGTACTCGCCGCACTCGTGACATTCTGCCATTGTGACTCCGTAGTCGGGGGGTCCTAAAAGGGGTTCGCCTCTCGTGCGAACGGAGAGGCCAGACGTCGACGTACCTCGGCTTGCAAGTACAGACCGACCGCTCGGGCCGACGGGCGACGCAGGGCTTCACTCGGTCGCTTCGGCGTCCTCGCCGTCCGCGGAGTCGGACTCCCCGGGGCCCTCGAAGTTGGTCGGAACGACGGTCACGTGGTCGACGCCGAGCCGCGGTTGTTTCGCTGCCATCTCGACCGGACGTAGCCGTCGGGAGCACAAAAGATTACCCATGCGCATAATTTATCGCGGGGCGGGTGCGGGATGCGCCCGGCGAATATTCGGGGGGAGTCGGGGAGAGTACGACGTGGAGTTCGGTCGGATGGCGGCGTGCAGTCCGAAAGAACCGGTCGAAAAGGGCGGGTCGTTTGTTCAGCCGAACTGTTCGTTGTAGAGCTCCTGAGCGTGTTCGATGGCGTCCATCGCGGCCTGCTTGTCCTCCCAGCCGAGCGTCTCGACCTGCTTGCCTTTCTCCAGGTTCTTGTACGTCTTGAAGAACTCGTCAATCTCGTTGAGCTTCTGTTGGGGGATATCTTCGAGGTCGTCGATGTGGTCGAACCGGGGGTCTTCGGTGGGCACGGCGATGACCTTGTCGTCCTGTTCGCCGTCGTCGTCCATCTTCATCAGGGCGACGGGGCGGGCCTCGATGACGCATCCGGGGAACGTCGCGTCCTCGACGAGCACCAGCACGTCGAAGGGGTCCTCGTCGTCGTAGTACGACTGCGGGATGAAGCCGTAGTCGCTCGGGTAGTGGACGTTCGAGTGCAGCACCCGGTCGAGAACGACGCCGGGGATGTCCTTTTCGTACTCGTACTTGTTGCGTTCGCCTTTCAGACACTCGACGACTGCGTAGATGACTTCCGGTGCGTTGGGTCCCGTTTCGAGGTCTTCCCAGAGATTCGTCATGCGTCCGTATATCCGCTAAGCGAGGGAAATGGTTTTCGGGACATGTGTGGGCTGTATTCACACGCCGTCTGAGGATTCGGCCACAAACTTCTTTCGTCTGTCCCGAGATAGTGGTCCTGGGAACGACACGACAGTTCGAACCGAACGCCTGACGAGAACACGTCCGAAAAGGTACGCTTGTCGGCACCAAACAAACGATTTCCGACAGGTGTCGGCGAGTTCGAAACGGCACCATAGCGCGGGTGTTCGGCAGCCCTTAACAGAAACAAACGTTGAGTTGAGAAGCGTTAAATAGTAAGATGACATTTTAATACGTATGTCAGAGGCACAAACAATCAGCGACTCCGGCAGCGCACGAGACCTGACCGCGTTCCAACAGAACATCCTCGTCATTCTCGCCGAGGAACCCATGTACGGCCTCGCCATCAAGCGCGAACTCGAGTCGTACTACGGCACCGAAGTCAACCACGGGCGTCTCTACCCCAACCTCGACGACCTCGTCGAGATGGACCTCGTCGAGAAGAGCGAGCTCGACAAGCGGACGAACCAGTACGAACTGACCGAGACCGGGCACTCGGCCGTGCTGGACCGTCTCGACTGGATGCTCTCGAAGTTCGTCACGGACGAAAGCCGGGCAGACGAAGTGCGCAGCGTTATCGAGACGTACGAGTAACACCGGGGAACGGCTCTCCGGCCTGCTCGAACAGCAGTTCGAGCGACTCACGAACCACCGTTTTTTGCGCCTCACTCGGCCAGGAGTTGCGCGGATAGTACTCCGTGAGAAACTCCTGTAGCTCCCGCGTGCCCGCCGTCTCGACGCGCCGGACGTAGTGGTTGCCCATGAAATCGGCGAACGCGCGCGCGTTCGCGGCGTGGGCGGCCCCCGCCTCCGCCTCGACGGCCGCGACCAACTCGGAGTTGTGTTTCTCGACGGCCTCCCACTCGTCCTCCTCGCCGGTGCCCGAGAGCGAGCGCTCTACCGCTCGGTCGGTGTCGTCGATTCGGTCGAGAACGACGGTTCCCTCCTCGTCTAGCCACTCTTCAGGGTACAGGACGAGCGTGTCGTCGGCCTCTCTGTAACGGGCGGTGTACCCGTGGTCGGCGAGCGACGCGTCGCGCCGCTCTCGGTACGCCTCGGCCTCGTTCGGGTCTACCGCGTCGCGTGCGAGCCGAGTCAGTCGCTCCGCCGTCGCTCGGACGTCGTCGGGAAGTTCAGCCATCGTCGAGCGCCTCGTTGGCCAAGTTGTCGGCGCGTTCGTTTATCTCTCGCGGCACGTGTTCGAGCGTCCACCGGTCGAACGCCATCAGCAGTTCGTTCGCCTTCACGCGTCGTTCGCGCAGCCCCGGGTCGTTCGTCTTCCACTCGCCGCGGACCTGCTTGACGACGAGTTGGGAGTCGCCGCGCACGTCTGCCTCCGCGAGCCCGTAGCTGCGGGCCGCCTCCAACGCCGCGATGAGCGCCTCGTACTCCGCGCGGTTGTTCGTCGTCTCGCCGATCCGTTCGGAGCCCTCGGCGACGATTCCGTCGCTCGTGACGATAGCCCACCCGATGGCCGCCGGGCCGGGGTTGCCGCGACTCGCGCCGTCGAAGTAGACGTGGCCGCGCCCACCGCCCTCCCGGAGCAGGAGCGTGAGGTCGGTCGGATTTCCACCCTGGACGACGACTTTGCTGTCGTAGGCGACGGCGACGGCGTCCCCGCGGGTCGCGCGCCACCGCTCGTGGTCGGTGTTCCCCGGAGAGACGTCGACGCCGGCGGCCTCCAGTCGCTCTCGGGCCACGTCGGCGTCGCACTCGATAGTCGGCATCGACGGAGATGCGGGCGCTCGATTGAAAGGCGATTCGTCTTTCGTCGACCTCACGGTTCGCTCGTTTCACCGTCGATGCTCGCCGCGCACGGCAGTCCTCTTCGCCGACCCAGATTTTAACAACTTCCAGCATACTATTATATAAACAGGATGGCAAGACCCTCTCGTGAGCGACGGCGCGAGCCGCGACGAGCACGTGGTAAACAGTCGGCCGACGAGGAGGCCGACGTAGACGAACTCGACGACATCGACCCCGACGACCTCGTCCGGACGGCCGACGGCGAACTCATCCACGAGGAGACGGGGTTGGTCGTCGAAGAGCAGAACATCGACCGGGGGCCGGAGTGGCGGGCGTTCAACCACTCCGAACGCCAGTCGAAGTCCCGCGTCGGCGCGCCCATCACCGAGACGATGCACGACAAGGGGTTGACGACGACCATCGACTGGAAGGACAAAGACGCCTACGGACGCTCGCTCTCCTCGGAGAAACGCAGTCAGATGCACCGCCTGCGCAAGTGGCAGGAGCGCATCCGAACCAAGGACGCCGGCGAGCGTAACCTGCAGTTCGCGCTCAGCGAGATTGACCGCATGTCGTCGGCGCTCGGTGTTCCCCGTTCCGTTCGGGAAGTCGCGTCGGTCATCTACCGCCGCGCGCTCAAGGAGGACCTCATCCGCGGGCGCTCCATCGAGGGCGTCTCGACCAGTGCGCTGTACGCCGCCTGCCGACAGGAGGGGATTCCTCGGAGTCTCGAAGAGGTCTCGGAGGTCTCGCGCGTCGAACGAAAGGAGATCGGTCGAACGTATCGCTACGTCTCTCAGGAACTCAGTCTCGAACTCGAACCGGTCGACCCAAAGCAGTACGTCCCGCGCTTCGCCTCCGCGCTCGACCTCACTGAGGAAGTTCAGAACAAGGCGAACGAGATAATCGACGAGACGGCGGCGCAGGGTCTCCTCTCGGGGAAATCGCCGACCGGATACGCGGCGGCGGCGATCTACGCGGCGTCGCTGCTCTGCAACGAGAAGAAGACTCAGCGCGAGGTCGCCGACGTCGCGCAGGTGACCGAGGTCACCATCCGCAACCGATACCAGGAACAGATCGAGGCGATGGGGATTCCGAGCTAAGCGTTAGATACGAGGACGGAACAACCCCGTCGCGTGCACTGACTCGCGCCCGACGACCGGACGCGGCTGTGCGATTCGACGGTCGTCGTGGAAGGCGGTCGTCGACGACCGAAGTCGTCTCCCGGACCGCCGCGAACTCGCTCGAATCGCCTGCTCGCAGTCCTCGCAATCGCCGCCGGAAGCTCATGCCGAAGCTTCTTACCCGCTGCGCGGCTATCGTAGTCGATGCGGCTCGACGACTACATCGAGTTCGAGGAGAACGAACGCGCCGAGCGACGGCGTCTGGCGATGGAGAAGTCCTACGCCATCGTCGACCACCTCGAATCCTTCCAACACCGGTTCGACGAGCGGGTGCAGGGTGATTCGCTGTTCGGGAGCGTCTCGCCCTCGATCTTCGTCGGCCGCGCGAACTACCCGAACGTCTCGACGGGCATTCTCTCTCCCGTGGGCTTCGAAGAGGACGCCGCCTCCTTCGAGACCAGCGGCGCGTGGTACGACGAGGGCGTCGGCATCGAGGACGTGTTCCAGCGTCGGACGAGTTTGCTGAACTCGAATCAGTCCACCGGGGTGAAGGTGGGCGCGGAGGCGAACGTCCACGACGTCTGGGACGGCTTCCTCGGCGTCCAGCGAGAGGTCGCCATCGCCGACCGACCGGTGTCGGTCGAAATCGGCCTCGACGGCCGCCCGGACCTCGACTTCGACGTCGGCCGAAACGACGTGGCGACGCCGACGGGACCCCGCGCCCGAGCGCAGTCGGCCGACTTAGCCGAGAACCCACACGTTCCACGCCCAGTGAAGAAGACGCTCGAAGACGACGACTGGCAAGCGCAGGGGGCGATGACCTACCTCTACCGCCGCGGCCTCGACGTCTACGACATCAACACGGTGCTCTCGGCGGGGGCGCTCGGCGAGTCCGCGAGTCGCAGACTCGTCCCGACGCGGTGGTCCATCACCGCGGTCGACGACACCGTGGGTCAGTATCTCCGCGGAACGATTCACGACGCCCCGAGCGTCGACACCGTGCAGGTGTGGCGCAACGAGTATCTCGGCAACGCGTTCTGGGTGATTCTCGCGCCCGGACAGTGGGAGTACGAACTGGTCGAGATGAAGGCACCGGGGAGCATCTGGAACCCCGACCCCGAGTCGGGGATGTGGGTCGCAAGCGACCGCGAAGGGTTCGAGGGCCGAACGCAGTACGTCGACGAGACGGCGGGCGCGTACTACGCCGCGAGACTCGGCGTGCTCGAACATCTCTCGACCATCGGGCGTCAGGCGAAGGTGCTCGTCCTCCGGCACGTCTCCGACGACTACTGGGGACCGGTCGGCGTCTGGCAGGTCCGCGAGTCGGTGCGCCACGCCTTCGAGGGCCAACACGGCGAGAGCGAGACGTTCGCCGACGCCGTTCGGGAAGTGGCGAACGTGCTCCCGGTGTCGATGGCGGAGCTCCGGCGAAAATCCGCGATGGTCGCGGGCTTGCAGACGAATCTCGCGGACTTCGGCGTCGGGACGCCGGGCGACGACTGACGGGAAATTACTTGTAAGTTCGCTGAGGAAGTCGAAACAATGCTCGTGCTACAACTGCTCCCCGGCGGTGCGGTTTTCGCCATCTTCGGCGTCTTCTACCTCTTGATGGCGCTCGTTCCGATCATCGCGCTGTACTTGTTGCACAAAATCCGCAAGGACACTGCGTCGATGGCCGACTCGTTAGAGCGAATCGCCACCGACAATCGACCGTAGCGACTACGCCGTGTCGAGATTCGCGTACGCCTCGTCGACCAACTCGCCGGTCTCGGCGACGACATCGGCCATCTCCTCGTCGTCGGGCGCGATACCCGTCAGGCGGGCGATGCGCATGATACTCACGTGGTACACCGTCTGGACGTCCGGTTCCTCCTCCCAGACGACGACGTTACAGGGGAACAGCGCGCCGATTTTGCCGTCGGAGGCGTCGAGTACCCGGTCGGCGATAGCCGGGTTGCACGCGCCGAGTACGTAGTAGGGGTCGCGGTCGGCGTCGACCTTCTCGTTGAGCAACTCTGACGGAGAGAACTCCGCCGGGATGCCGAACCCCGCGTCGAGAAACGTCTCTCGGACGTGCTCGACGGCCTCCTCGTGTTCCATGTGGAGCGTCGCGCGTTTCTCGCCGATGTCGCCGGCGTCGAGCGCCGACGGGTCGATTGGGAGCGCCATAGCTCACGGTTGGCGCGTCGACGCAAAAAGCGGGGTGGTCGTCGCCGTTCAGTTCGACGTCTCGACCGGACCGTCGCCGGCGACGGCGCGGATCTCGTGGACGAACGTCTGCCGCGTGTCGAAGTACGTCTCGTCGACGCGGTCGAGGACGTCCGAGAGCGTCTGCGGGCCGCTCGGCGTCCGGACGACGGCGTCGCCCTCTTTCTGTCGGATGCTGCTCGCCTGCTGCGGCCAGGTCAGTCGGGACGCGACCTGCGCCAGCGGTGCGCCGTCGACCGGCTCGCCGTCGCCGAGTTCGACGACTGGCCCCTCGTCTTCGGCATCGTCGTCAGCCATACCCGGCGGTTTGCCACCGCCGACATTAATCTCTTCGACCCGCCTCCGCGGCGAGCATCGATTGGGCGCGTATCGACGGCCCGCGCCGACCGACGCGAGAACTCCCCCATCGGAGAGGTGAACACGACGACGCGTGCAGCCGATTCGTGCCCGTTCGTGGCTGTGTTCGCGGATTGTCTGACGTATGTCTGACGTATCGTTTTGTGGGGGGGTTACGTAGCCGCGGCCATGACGAGTCTCTCGGAGGCGTACAGAGCGGGAACGAAGCACGCGAGCCCCCGTCGACTGTACGCGGGAGTCGGGCTGTTTCTCGCCGGCACACTGCTCGTCGTTCTCGGTATCCTCGCCGCGACGACGAACTTCCTCGTCGGTGCAGAGGCTCCCCTCTGGCAGGCGCGGGAGCTCGGTATCACGCTGGGCGGCCTCGGCATCCCGGCGGTGTTTCTCGGCATCTTCGCCATCCTCCCCGCCGGACGCCGGACCCGCTTCGCCGCCGTCGTCGGCGCGCTCGTGACGCTCGCCGGCGTCGCGCTGTTCTGGGAGGCGTACCCCTGTCAGTGGTCCGGCGCGAACTGCCCGAGCGTCCAGGGTCCGGAGCTCACGCTCCCGACGGTCGGCCTGTACTTCCTCGGCAGCGCCACCACCTTCTGGTGTCTGTTCATCGGTGTGGCGAACTTCAAGACGCGAAACGATCCCGGCGGAACGGTCCGCATGGAGATCACGCGACAGGGCGAGACGAAGATCGTCGAAGTCGAACGCCCCGTCGCGGGCGGTCTGGGCGGTATCGGACTGCTCGGTGCGACGCCCGACGGCGACGTGGAGACGCAGACGAACCAGCCGACGAACGGGCGGTCGGTGGACAGAGTCGACGACGTCTCGCAGCCGCCGCGAACCCGAGGCGACTCCTCGGCGACGGGCGTCGCTTCGGACTCGTCGCAGTCGTCCGGATGGGGCAGCGCCGCTAACTCGACGGTCAGTGACGGCGGCGCGACGGAGGCGGACATCTACTCGCCGCTGGACGACCCCGTCCCCGGCGACGCGGAGGTGCTGTCGCCGGAGACCGAGACGCCGAGTCAGCCCCGGCAACCGAAAGGCGACAGCTACTGCGGCAGCTGCGCGCACTTCGAGTACGTTCGGACCGACCGCGGGATGCAGCCGTACTGCCACTACCACTCCGAAGTGATGGACGACATGACCGCCTGCGAGGAGTGGAGCAGTCGGAGCGAGAGCCGCCGCTGAGCGATCGAGTGCGGTTCTCTACGCCTTCAAACGGCGGCTAACGTCTCCTCTACGTCGTCCCAGTGACTCCCCTTCCAGAAACACTGCCCGCAGCGCGTGCATCGAAACACTGCGCGCTCGTCCGGGTCCGGAGCGTACTCGGGCGTTTCGTCGTCGCCGTCGACGCGCTCGACGGGGCCGTTGCACCGCCCGCAGCGCGCGGGCCGCTCGTCGAGCGTGAGGTCGAATCCCGCGTCTCGTAGCTCCCGCAATTGGCCGACGACCGCGCAGGATTCGAGGAGGACGCCGCCGTTCGCGCGCCGAGCGAGTTGCACGTCGCGCGTGAGGAGCCGACGACCCTCTGCCTCCGCGAGCGCCAGCAGTCGGTCGTCCGCTTCGACCTCCCTGTCGAGGGCGTAGACGGCGTCGTAACCGCACATCCGAAGATACACCGCGAGTTTGCCGAGCATCACGTCGAGTAACAGCGGCGCGTCCGCGGAGTCCGCAGACCGGGTCGGCGCTCCGGATTCGCCCGTCATCTCAGTGCAGGAACTCGCGGACGCCCGCTGCGTCGCGGGCGTTGAGCACGTCCGCCGTTTCGGCCCAGCCGCGGCGCGCGGTGTGGACGCCGTAGCGGACGTTCTCGAACTCGCCGGGGCTGTGCGCGTCGGTGTTGATAGCGATGGTCGCGCCCGCGTCGACGCCCACCTTGACGACTTCGCCCCAGAGGTCGAGTCTCGCGGGGTTCGCGTTGATTTCGAGCGCGGTGCCGTGTTCGGCGGCGGCCGCGGCGAGGCGGTCGAAGTCGAGGTCTAACCCCGCGCGCTGGTTGATGAGCCGTCCGGTCGGATGGCCGAGCACGTCG contains the following coding sequences:
- a CDS encoding transcription initiation factor IIB, translated to MARPSRERRREPRRARGKQSADEEADVDELDDIDPDDLVRTADGELIHEETGLVVEEQNIDRGPEWRAFNHSERQSKSRVGAPITETMHDKGLTTTIDWKDKDAYGRSLSSEKRSQMHRLRKWQERIRTKDAGERNLQFALSEIDRMSSALGVPRSVREVASVIYRRALKEDLIRGRSIEGVSTSALYAACRQEGIPRSLEEVSEVSRVERKEIGRTYRYVSQELSLELEPVDPKQYVPRFASALDLTEEVQNKANEIIDETAAQGLLSGKSPTGYAAAAIYAASLLCNEKKTQREVADVAQVTEVTIRNRYQEQIEAMGIPS
- the nreA gene encoding DNA repair protein NreA, encoding MRLDDYIEFEENERAERRRLAMEKSYAIVDHLESFQHRFDERVQGDSLFGSVSPSIFVGRANYPNVSTGILSPVGFEEDAASFETSGAWYDEGVGIEDVFQRRTSLLNSNQSTGVKVGAEANVHDVWDGFLGVQREVAIADRPVSVEIGLDGRPDLDFDVGRNDVATPTGPRARAQSADLAENPHVPRPVKKTLEDDDWQAQGAMTYLYRRGLDVYDINTVLSAGALGESASRRLVPTRWSITAVDDTVGQYLRGTIHDAPSVDTVQVWRNEYLGNAFWVILAPGQWEYELVEMKAPGSIWNPDPESGMWVASDREGFEGRTQYVDETAGAYYAARLGVLEHLSTIGRQAKVLVLRHVSDDYWGPVGVWQVRESVRHAFEGQHGESETFADAVREVANVLPVSMAELRRKSAMVAGLQTNLADFGVGTPGDD
- a CDS encoding DUF302 domain-containing protein gives rise to the protein MALPIDPSALDAGDIGEKRATLHMEHEEAVEHVRETFLDAGFGIPAEFSPSELLNEKVDADRDPYYVLGACNPAIADRVLDASDGKIGALFPCNVVVWEEEPDVQTVYHVSIMRIARLTGIAPDDEEMADVVAETGELVDEAYANLDTA
- a CDS encoding DUF5789 family protein, translated to MADDDAEDEGPVVELGDGEPVDGAPLAQVASRLTWPQQASSIRQKEGDAVVRTPSGPQTLSDVLDRVDETYFDTRQTFVHEIRAVAGDGPVETSN
- a CDS encoding DoxX family protein → MTSLSEAYRAGTKHASPRRLYAGVGLFLAGTLLVVLGILAATTNFLVGAEAPLWQARELGITLGGLGIPAVFLGIFAILPAGRRTRFAAVVGALVTLAGVALFWEAYPCQWSGANCPSVQGPELTLPTVGLYFLGSATTFWCLFIGVANFKTRNDPGGTVRMEITRQGETKIVEVERPVAGGLGGIGLLGATPDGDVETQTNQPTNGRSVDRVDDVSQPPRTRGDSSATGVASDSSQSSGWGSAANSTVSDGGATEADIYSPLDDPVPGDAEVLSPETETPSQPRQPKGDSYCGSCAHFEYVRTDRGMQPYCHYHSEVMDDMTACEEWSSRSESRR
- a CDS encoding Mut7-C RNAse domain-containing protein, translated to MTGESGAPTRSADSADAPLLLDVMLGKLAVYLRMCGYDAVYALDREVEADDRLLALAEAEGRRLLTRDVQLARRANGGVLLESCAVVGQLRELRDAGFDLTLDERPARCGRCNGPVERVDGDDETPEYAPDPDERAVFRCTRCGQCFWKGSHWDDVEETLAAV